One genomic segment of Stenotrophomonas sp. 704A1 includes these proteins:
- a CDS encoding MFS transporter yields MVQPYLKPIPDWEDHEKPTMPGSASMPWHPPYRRLAYALVSLLVAITGGLGNALVTANLPFLQGQLALTPTQGSWLVAAYAMVNVTANLLAFKFRQQYGIRLFAEIGLGLYAALAVLHLFVGSFETTMLTRAASGFAGAACSTLGTLYMLQALPRRFTGNLLVVGVGLSQLAVPIAWIVSPGLVDTGQWHQLYSFEAGLALCAFAAVVVLKLPPGIQVKAFEPLDFLTFALLAPAVALLVIVLAQGYTRWWLNTPWLGWALIASIALTTTALILEHYRRNPLLQIRWLSTLPVLHFIVGAFLIRFLTTEQSYGVVNLMRTLGMGPDQMRPLFVVILAGVVTGIAGAALTFGPKRLIAQLLLAILLLGTAAFFDQHRTSLDRPHDFYISQFLASVGAGMFMGPLIMLGISAALKQGVDHMITFLVTLSITQTLGGLAGSAVLGTFQLHREQLYSSALTSQLDPADPVVAQRLRVQQQLYGAQITDPVLRSAQGSAQLAQTARREANVRGFNDVFTLSGWLAIGFLCWLLLLSLRTAVRKQWRKRHPTPSSAAAPAAALR; encoded by the coding sequence ATGGTGCAGCCGTATCTCAAGCCGATTCCGGATTGGGAGGACCATGAGAAGCCGACCATGCCCGGTTCGGCCTCGATGCCCTGGCACCCGCCGTATCGGCGGCTGGCCTATGCGCTGGTATCGCTGCTGGTGGCGATCACCGGTGGCCTCGGCAATGCCCTGGTCACCGCCAACCTGCCGTTCCTGCAGGGCCAGCTGGCGCTGACGCCGACCCAGGGCAGCTGGCTGGTGGCGGCCTATGCGATGGTGAATGTCACGGCCAACCTGCTGGCCTTCAAGTTCCGCCAGCAGTACGGCATCCGCCTGTTTGCCGAGATCGGGCTGGGCCTGTACGCAGCGCTGGCCGTGCTGCACCTGTTCGTCGGCAGCTTCGAGACCACCATGCTGACCCGAGCCGCCAGCGGCTTCGCTGGCGCGGCCTGTTCAACCCTGGGCACGCTGTACATGCTGCAGGCGCTGCCGCGCCGTTTCACTGGCAATCTGCTGGTGGTCGGCGTCGGCCTGTCGCAGCTGGCGGTGCCGATCGCCTGGATCGTCTCGCCGGGGCTGGTCGATACCGGTCAATGGCACCAGCTGTATTCGTTCGAAGCCGGGCTGGCACTGTGTGCATTCGCTGCGGTGGTGGTGCTGAAGCTGCCACCCGGCATCCAGGTGAAGGCCTTCGAACCGCTGGATTTCCTCACCTTCGCCCTGCTCGCCCCTGCTGTCGCCCTGCTGGTGATCGTGCTGGCGCAGGGCTACACGCGCTGGTGGCTCAACACGCCGTGGCTGGGCTGGGCCCTGATCGCGTCGATCGCGCTGACCACCACCGCGCTGATCCTCGAGCACTACCGGCGCAACCCGTTGCTGCAGATCCGCTGGCTGTCGACGCTGCCGGTCCTGCACTTCATCGTCGGCGCGTTCCTGATCCGTTTCCTGACCACCGAACAGTCCTACGGCGTGGTCAACCTGATGCGCACGCTGGGCATGGGCCCGGACCAGATGCGGCCGCTGTTCGTGGTGATCCTGGCCGGGGTGGTGACCGGCATCGCTGGTGCAGCATTGACGTTCGGCCCCAAGCGCTTGATCGCACAACTGCTGCTCGCCATCCTGCTGCTGGGCACCGCCGCCTTCTTCGACCAGCACCGCACCAGCCTGGACCGGCCGCACGATTTCTACATCAGCCAGTTCCTGGCCTCGGTTGGTGCCGGCATGTTCATGGGCCCGTTGATCATGCTCGGCATTTCCGCCGCGCTGAAGCAGGGCGTGGACCACATGATCACCTTCCTGGTGACGCTGTCGATCACGCAGACGCTCGGTGGCCTGGCCGGCTCGGCGGTGCTGGGCACCTTCCAGCTGCATCGCGAGCAGTTGTACTCCAGCGCATTGACCAGCCAGCTCGACCCGGCCGACCCGGTGGTGGCACAACGCCTGCGCGTCCAGCAGCAGCTGTACGGCGCACAGATCACCGACCCGGTGCTGCGCAGCGCGCAGGGCAGCGCGCAGCTGGCGCAGACCGCGCGCCGCGAAGCCAACGTGCGTGGCTTCAATGACGTGTTCACACTGAGCGGTTGGCTGGCAATCGGCTTCCTGTGCTGGTTGCTGCTGCTGTCGCTGCGCACCGCCGTGCGCAAGCAATGGCGCAAGCGCCACCCCACCCCCTCCTCCGCTGCGGCGCCGGCCGCGGCACTGCGCTGA
- a CDS encoding TetR/AcrR family transcriptional regulator, producing the protein MTAQRADAAARRALILDAADHVFGQHGVTAPLDLVVERAEVGRATLYRNFPDRTALIQALLQRTVDRIRRQVEQLGDRDDALFEVFEGMAQRIIDSPALADYWRAVDADVPAMRTARETVRDLLEEPIARAKAAGLCRPDLDKTDISLISGMLGAALRGKTREERAQLAGRALQLLRGGLQGTATGPR; encoded by the coding sequence ATGACCGCCCAACGTGCCGATGCCGCCGCCCGCCGTGCCCTCATCCTCGATGCCGCCGACCATGTGTTCGGCCAGCACGGGGTCACTGCTCCCCTGGATCTGGTGGTCGAACGCGCCGAAGTCGGCCGGGCCACGCTGTACCGCAATTTTCCCGACCGCACCGCGCTGATCCAGGCGCTGCTGCAACGCACGGTCGACCGGATCCGCCGCCAGGTGGAGCAGCTGGGCGACCGCGATGACGCCCTGTTCGAGGTGTTCGAGGGCATGGCCCAGCGCATCATCGACTCGCCTGCACTGGCCGACTACTGGCGTGCGGTGGACGCGGACGTGCCGGCCATGCGCACCGCGCGCGAGACCGTGCGCGACCTGCTGGAAGAACCGATTGCCCGCGCCAAGGCCGCCGGCCTGTGCCGGCCCGACCTGGACAAGACCGATATCTCGCTGATCTCGGGCATGCTCGGCGCAGCCCTGCGCGGCAAGACCCGCGAGGAGCGTGCGCAACTGGCCGGGCGCGCACTGCAGCTGTTGCGTGGTGGCCTGCAGGGAACCGCCACCGGGCCACGCTGA
- a CDS encoding TonB-dependent receptor produces the protein MPRHHPRFKPHTLALALAALLPSAAFAAAADDAHRDRHLTELSSVQVTASPLQGDAESLARPIEVLAGERLDEQKAGTLGDTVAKLPGVQSTFFGPGVGRPIIRGQEGPRVAVLSNGMGNMDASTVSADHATSIEPFLADQIEVLKGPATLLFGSGAIGGAVNVVDGRIARELPDRPLSGRAELRGNSVNDERSGMFRLDGVSGNVVLHVDGLVRNGDDYRIPGYAVIDSLEDHHEDHDHAGEEGEEPRRGRLDNSSIRTRAGGVGATWLGEGGYFGVSASTYRTNYGIPNGAHVHADGEDHDHDHDHDHGDEEEGDEHDVRIDMVQNRFETKAGIYNPVSFLKNINARVAYTDYEHVELEAGTPSTRFTNRGIEGRLEAVQQQIGGWDGAFGLQVGNSDFGAKGEEAFVPDTGTRNIGVFVLQEKQFGPFKLELGGRHDQVKLDPTGDYQRRTFDATNLSAAGIWKLNDAVDLRIGVDSSERAPTNEELYAAGAHIATRSLEIGDADLKTERGQRVELGIHTHSERLDFSAAVYQTKFKDFIYLADTGVTESLPVRAWTQQDAVFRGAEAEALVHLFEGGAGDWDLRLFGDYVKAKLDGSGSRTLDVAVPHGDHNHNYTVELANTGYLPRIAPARVGADLRWAKDGWRASVGAVRYSRQKDVAQNEAPSNGYTLVDAHFAYRWDRNDSNSYEVFLDGSNLTNREVRPHTSLLRDYSPLPGRGVAFGIRAYF, from the coding sequence ATGCCCCGCCACCACCCACGCTTCAAGCCGCATACCCTGGCCCTGGCGCTCGCCGCCCTGCTGCCGTCGGCCGCGTTCGCCGCCGCTGCGGACGACGCGCATCGTGACCGCCACCTGACCGAACTGTCGTCGGTGCAGGTCACCGCGTCGCCGCTGCAGGGCGATGCCGAATCGCTGGCGCGCCCGATCGAGGTGCTGGCCGGTGAACGCCTGGACGAACAGAAGGCCGGCACCCTGGGTGACACCGTGGCCAAGCTGCCCGGCGTGCAGAGCACCTTCTTCGGCCCTGGCGTCGGCCGCCCGATCATCCGCGGCCAGGAAGGCCCGCGCGTGGCCGTGCTGTCCAACGGCATGGGCAACATGGACGCCTCCACGGTCAGCGCCGACCATGCCACCAGCATCGAGCCGTTCCTGGCTGACCAGATCGAAGTGCTGAAAGGCCCGGCCACGCTGCTGTTCGGCAGCGGCGCGATCGGCGGCGCGGTGAACGTGGTCGATGGCCGCATCGCGCGCGAACTGCCGGATCGTCCGCTCAGCGGCCGCGCCGAACTGCGTGGCAACTCGGTCAACGACGAGCGCAGCGGCATGTTCCGCCTCGACGGCGTCAGCGGCAACGTCGTGCTGCATGTCGATGGCCTGGTGCGCAACGGCGATGACTACCGCATCCCCGGCTACGCGGTGATCGACAGCCTGGAAGACCACCACGAAGACCACGACCACGCAGGCGAGGAAGGCGAAGAGCCGCGCCGTGGCCGCCTCGACAACAGCTCCATCCGTACCCGCGCCGGTGGCGTTGGTGCCACCTGGCTGGGCGAAGGCGGCTACTTCGGCGTATCGGCCAGCACCTACCGCACCAACTACGGCATCCCCAACGGCGCCCACGTGCACGCCGACGGCGAGGACCACGATCATGATCACGACCACGACCATGGCGACGAGGAAGAAGGTGACGAGCACGACGTGCGCATCGACATGGTGCAGAACCGCTTCGAGACCAAGGCCGGCATCTACAACCCGGTCTCGTTCCTGAAGAACATCAATGCGCGCGTGGCCTACACCGACTACGAGCATGTCGAGCTGGAAGCCGGTACGCCGTCCACCCGCTTCACCAACCGTGGCATCGAAGGCCGCCTGGAAGCCGTGCAGCAGCAGATCGGTGGCTGGGACGGCGCGTTCGGCCTGCAGGTGGGCAACAGCGATTTTGGTGCGAAGGGCGAAGAAGCCTTCGTTCCGGATACCGGCACCAGGAACATCGGCGTGTTCGTGCTGCAGGAAAAGCAGTTCGGTCCGTTCAAGCTGGAACTGGGCGGCCGCCATGACCAGGTCAAGCTGGACCCGACCGGTGATTACCAGCGCCGCACGTTCGATGCGACCAACCTGTCGGCGGCCGGCATCTGGAAGCTCAACGATGCCGTCGACCTGCGCATCGGCGTGGACAGCTCCGAGCGTGCGCCGACCAATGAGGAGCTGTACGCCGCCGGTGCGCACATCGCCACCCGTTCGCTGGAAATCGGCGATGCCGACCTGAAGACCGAGCGTGGCCAGCGCGTCGAGCTGGGCATCCACACCCACAGCGAACGCCTGGATTTTTCGGCTGCGGTGTACCAGACGAAGTTCAAGGACTTCATCTACCTGGCCGACACCGGCGTCACTGAAAGTCTGCCGGTCCGTGCCTGGACCCAGCAGGACGCGGTGTTCCGCGGTGCCGAGGCCGAGGCCCTGGTGCACCTGTTCGAAGGCGGCGCCGGTGACTGGGACCTTCGCCTGTTCGGCGACTACGTGAAGGCCAAGCTGGATGGCAGCGGCAGCCGCACCCTGGACGTCGCCGTGCCGCATGGCGACCACAACCACAACTACACGGTGGAGCTGGCCAACACCGGTTACCTGCCGCGCATCGCACCGGCCCGCGTCGGCGCCGACCTGCGCTGGGCAAAGGACGGCTGGCGTGCCTCGGTGGGCGCGGTCCGCTACAGCCGGCAGAAGGATGTGGCGCAGAACGAGGCGCCGAGCAACGGCTACACCCTGGTCGACGCGCACTTCGCCTACCGCTGGGACCGCAACGACAGCAACAGCTACGAAGTGTTCCTGGACGGCAGCAACCTGACCAACCGCGAAGTGCGTCCGCATACCTCGCTGCTGCGTGACTACTCGCCGCTGCCGGGCCGCGGCGTCGCATTCGGCATCCGCGCCTACTTCTGA
- a CDS encoding MerC domain-containing protein, with protein sequence MSLSSRLRRLLDRFGATGSMLCAVHCAVIPVLLAAAPSLGLSFWLSDGVEQALVVFVTLLGLFSLVWGYRRHGALRALAFLIPGLVALWAGVLYDPLHHNPVPHAVVMTLGGLLVGIAHLVNLRLNHGHVHDASCAH encoded by the coding sequence ATGTCCCTGTCCTCACGTCTGCGCCGCCTGCTTGACCGCTTTGGCGCCACCGGTTCGATGCTGTGCGCGGTGCACTGCGCGGTGATCCCGGTACTGCTGGCAGCGGCCCCTTCGCTGGGGTTGTCGTTCTGGCTGAGCGATGGCGTCGAGCAGGCGCTGGTGGTGTTCGTGACCCTGCTGGGGCTGTTCAGCCTGGTCTGGGGGTATCGCCGGCATGGCGCCCTGCGTGCGCTGGCGTTCCTGATTCCCGGCCTGGTCGCGCTGTGGGCCGGCGTGCTGTACGACCCGCTGCACCACAATCCGGTGCCGCATGCGGTGGTGATGACCCTGGGCGGGCTGCTGGTGGGCATCGCGCATCTGGTCAACCTGCGCTTGAACCATGGCCACGTGCATGACGCCAGCTGCGCGCACTAG
- a CDS encoding 30S ribosomal protein THX, which produces MGKGDRKTAKGKRYNASYGNARSHTASKVAVGAAAPVAKKTVAKAPAKKAVAKKTVAKA; this is translated from the coding sequence ATGGGTAAGGGTGACCGCAAGACCGCCAAGGGCAAGCGCTACAACGCCAGCTACGGCAACGCCCGTTCGCACACCGCGAGCAAGGTCGCCGTAGGCGCCGCCGCCCCGGTTGCCAAGAAGACCGTGGCCAAGGCTCCGGCGAAGAAGGCCGTGGCGAAGAAGACCGTCGCCAAGGCCTGA
- a CDS encoding alkaline phosphatase family protein, with translation MTSVRLTCALALLLPLAACTTAPAPSASVPPSVAAAAPPKLLLISIDGLRADALDRGLTPNLQRMIDNGVRARWMTPSYPSLTFPNHYTLVTGLRPDHHGIINNSMDDAALGRFALHDRSAVTTSGWWGGEPIWVGAENAGVRTATTSWPGSESEIRGVRPSQWRIYDGKEPLEARARTVLEWLAQTDADAPRLTTLYMEHVDKAGHNFGPDSRQYADAIVRADQIIGQVLDGLQQHGLAATTNVVVVSDHGMAQVPEGQVIAIESMADPALARNVSAGQSVGFAPVAGREAEAERILLGRHEHYQCWKKDALPARWQYGTHPRVPAIVCQMDEGWDALSAARIATREHADRGSHGYDPDLPSMRAVFLASGPSFRQGLVIDGFDNVDVYPLLAHLLQVPAAPNDGQADTLLKTLR, from the coding sequence ATGACTTCCGTACGCCTGACCTGCGCGCTGGCACTGCTGCTGCCCCTGGCTGCCTGCACCACCGCGCCCGCCCCGTCCGCCTCCGTTCCCCCTTCCGTCGCTGCGGCCGCGCCGCCGAAGCTGCTGCTGATCTCCATCGATGGCCTGCGCGCCGATGCGCTCGACCGCGGCCTGACGCCGAACCTGCAGCGCATGATCGACAACGGCGTGCGCGCACGCTGGATGACACCGTCGTATCCATCGTTGACCTTCCCCAACCACTACACGCTGGTCACCGGACTGCGCCCGGACCACCACGGCATCATCAACAACAGCATGGATGATGCTGCGCTGGGCCGCTTCGCGCTGCACGACCGCAGCGCGGTGACCACCAGCGGCTGGTGGGGCGGTGAGCCGATCTGGGTCGGCGCCGAGAACGCCGGGGTGCGCACCGCCACCACGTCGTGGCCGGGCAGCGAGTCGGAGATCCGTGGCGTGCGTCCCAGCCAGTGGCGCATCTACGACGGCAAGGAACCGCTGGAGGCGCGTGCGCGCACCGTGCTGGAGTGGCTGGCGCAGACCGATGCCGATGCGCCGCGCCTGACCACGCTGTACATGGAGCATGTGGACAAGGCCGGCCACAACTTCGGCCCGGACTCCCGCCAGTATGCCGATGCGATCGTGCGCGCCGACCAGATCATCGGGCAGGTCCTGGATGGATTGCAGCAGCACGGCCTGGCAGCGACCACCAATGTGGTGGTGGTCTCCGACCATGGCATGGCGCAGGTACCGGAGGGCCAGGTGATCGCCATCGAGTCGATGGCCGATCCTGCGCTTGCACGCAACGTCAGCGCCGGGCAGTCGGTCGGCTTCGCGCCGGTGGCGGGCCGCGAGGCAGAGGCCGAGCGCATCCTGCTGGGCCGCCACGAGCATTACCAGTGCTGGAAGAAGGACGCGCTGCCGGCGCGCTGGCAGTACGGCACGCATCCGCGGGTGCCGGCCATCGTCTGCCAGATGGACGAGGGCTGGGATGCGCTGAGCGCCGCGCGGATCGCTACGCGCGAGCATGCCGATCGCGGATCGCACGGCTACGATCCCGACCTGCCATCGATGCGCGCGGTGTTCCTGGCCAGCGGCCCGTCGTTCCGGCAGGGGCTGGTGATCGACGGCTTCGACAACGTCGATGTCTACCCGCTGTTGGCCCATCTGCTGCAGGTACCGGCCGCGCCGAATGATGGCCAGGCGGACACCCTGCTGAAGACCTTGCGCTGA
- a CDS encoding methylated-DNA--[protein]-cysteine S-methyltransferase has protein sequence MTLLFDRFDSPIGVLTIAGDERGLAHVLFPENRHPARGRDDWHYAPDALPDAREQLLQFLHGERSSFNLALAPRGTPFQLRVWQALALIPFGQTWSYLQLAQHLGQPSATRAVGAANGRNPLPIILPCHRVIGSNGALTGFGGGLETKAALLRLEQRQAPLFA, from the coding sequence ATGACCCTGTTGTTCGACCGTTTTGACAGCCCGATCGGCGTGCTGACCATCGCCGGTGACGAACGTGGCCTGGCCCATGTGCTGTTCCCGGAAAACCGCCACCCGGCGCGTGGCCGCGATGACTGGCACTACGCACCGGACGCACTGCCCGACGCCCGCGAGCAGCTGCTGCAGTTCCTGCATGGCGAGCGCAGCAGCTTCAACCTTGCACTGGCACCACGCGGCACGCCGTTCCAGCTGCGTGTATGGCAGGCGCTGGCGCTGATTCCGTTCGGCCAGACCTGGAGCTATCTGCAGCTGGCGCAGCATCTGGGCCAGCCCAGCGCGACCCGCGCGGTCGGTGCGGCCAATGGCCGCAATCCGCTGCCGATCATCCTGCCCTGCCATCGCGTGATCGGCAGCAACGGCGCGCTCACCGGCTTCGGCGGCGGCCTGGAAACCAAGGCCGCGCTGCTGCGGCTGGAGCAGCGCCAGGCGCCCCTGTTCGCCTGA
- a CDS encoding DNA-3-methyladenine glycosylase 2 family protein, translated as MDTALALDTAACDRARLARDARFDGVFFTAVRSTGIYCRPVCPAPPPKPRNIRYYPTAAAAAAAGYRPCLRCRPELAPQAQQALAGQAVQRALALIQGGYLQEQPVAGLATRIGISARQLQRLFVEHLGATPGQIHATHRLLLAKQLLTETTLPVTDVALAAGYNSLRRFNTAFLQGCGMAPTALRRQHHPLAADDGGLVLRLGYRPPLDFPRMLAFLRKRSLPGIELIGEDSYQRVLGTAERPTLLRVSADPKRPELRLQLGAVDPRLIPDIVRRVRRVFDLDADLQQVHAALGEEPLLARGIAERPGLRVPGGWDGFEVAVRAVLGQQVSVAAATTFARRLVDAYGAHLPGMPAEFDRQFPAPAVLAEAPLESIGLPRSRAATVRALASACASGQLDFAPGQALEEFVARCVALPGIGPWTAQYIALRGLGQPDAFPAGDLVLQQVLGHAQGQRLSERATEARSQPWRPWRAYAVLHLWHLSGTFVGEPT; from the coding sequence ATGGATACCGCTCTCGCCCTCGACACCGCCGCCTGCGACCGTGCCCGCCTGGCCCGGGATGCGCGCTTCGACGGCGTGTTCTTCACCGCCGTGCGCAGCACCGGCATCTATTGCCGGCCGGTCTGCCCGGCCCCGCCACCGAAGCCACGCAACATCCGCTACTACCCCACCGCGGCGGCCGCCGCAGCCGCCGGTTACCGGCCCTGCCTGCGCTGCCGCCCCGAGCTGGCACCGCAGGCACAGCAGGCGCTGGCCGGGCAGGCCGTGCAACGCGCACTGGCCTTGATCCAGGGCGGCTATCTGCAGGAGCAGCCGGTGGCCGGCCTGGCCACCCGGATCGGCATCAGCGCCCGCCAGCTGCAGCGCCTGTTCGTCGAGCACCTGGGGGCGACGCCGGGACAGATCCATGCCACCCACCGCCTGCTGCTGGCCAAGCAGCTGCTCACCGAAACCACGCTGCCGGTGACCGACGTGGCGCTGGCGGCCGGCTACAACAGCCTGCGCCGCTTCAACACCGCCTTCCTGCAGGGCTGCGGCATGGCACCGACGGCACTGCGCCGCCAGCACCACCCGCTGGCCGCCGATGACGGCGGACTGGTGCTGCGCCTGGGCTACCGCCCACCGCTGGATTTCCCGCGGATGCTGGCGTTCCTGCGCAAGCGCAGCCTGCCCGGCATCGAACTGATTGGCGAGGACAGTTACCAGCGCGTGCTCGGCACCGCCGAACGCCCCACCCTGCTGCGCGTCAGCGCCGATCCGAAGCGCCCCGAACTGCGCCTGCAGCTGGGTGCGGTCGACCCGCGCCTGATTCCCGACATCGTGCGCCGGGTCCGTCGCGTGTTCGACCTGGATGCCGACCTGCAACAGGTGCACGCCGCGCTGGGCGAGGAACCGCTGCTGGCGCGTGGCATCGCCGAACGCCCCGGGCTGCGCGTACCGGGCGGCTGGGATGGCTTTGAAGTAGCGGTACGCGCGGTCCTCGGCCAACAGGTCAGCGTGGCCGCAGCGACGACCTTCGCACGCCGGCTGGTCGATGCCTACGGTGCGCATCTGCCGGGCATGCCGGCTGAGTTCGACCGCCAGTTCCCCGCCCCGGCAGTGCTGGCCGAGGCGCCGCTGGAATCGATCGGCCTGCCGCGCAGTCGTGCCGCCACCGTGCGCGCCCTGGCCAGCGCCTGTGCCAGCGGCCAGCTCGATTTCGCTCCCGGGCAGGCGCTGGAGGAGTTCGTTGCGCGCTGCGTCGCGCTGCCCGGCATCGGCCCGTGGACGGCCCAGTACATCGCGCTGCGTGGCCTCGGCCAGCCCGATGCCTTCCCCGCCGGCGACCTGGTGCTGCAGCAGGTGCTGGGCCATGCGCAGGGCCAGCGCCTGAGCGAACGCGCCACCGAAGCCCGCTCGCAGCCGTGGCGGCCGTGGCGCGCCTATGCCGTGCTGCATCTGTGGCACCTGTCCGGCACCTTCGTTGGAGAACCGACATGA
- a CDS encoding DUF4019 domain-containing protein: MKRVLLLLSLLPLAALAQTPAPATPAPAPARPAPSAAGAAKPATATAPALSPAQQAQVQKQDAEMGSAALQAAQLVDANRAAELWEGASAVARRAVPKDAFVSQLAADRARLGAMAGRGQPTITRVKYAAGAAVPEGLYINVSFPTRFANSAQPVRELVSFRFDEDQTWRLAGYSLRASSP, translated from the coding sequence ATGAAGCGCGTGCTCCTGCTGCTGTCCCTGTTGCCCCTGGCGGCCCTGGCGCAGACGCCTGCGCCGGCCACGCCCGCGCCGGCTCCCGCGCGCCCCGCACCGAGCGCCGCCGGGGCGGCGAAACCGGCAACCGCGACGGCACCGGCGTTGAGCCCCGCGCAGCAGGCGCAGGTGCAGAAGCAGGACGCGGAAATGGGCAGCGCGGCCTTGCAGGCGGCACAGCTGGTCGACGCCAACCGGGCCGCCGAACTGTGGGAGGGGGCCTCGGCCGTCGCCCGGCGCGCTGTGCCCAAGGACGCCTTCGTCAGCCAGCTCGCCGCCGATCGCGCGCGCCTGGGGGCGATGGCCGGCCGTGGCCAGCCGACCATCACCCGGGTCAAGTACGCGGCCGGCGCGGCGGTCCCGGAGGGGCTGTACATCAATGTCAGCTTCCCGACCCGTTTCGCCAACAGTGCCCAGCCGGTACGCGAACTGGTGTCGTTCCGCTTCGACGAGGACCAGACCTGGCGCCTGGCCGGCTACAGCCTGCGTGCGTCCAGCCCCTGA
- a CDS encoding MAPEG family protein, producing MATELTMLAWATLLGFVYIFAASTVITRERGMKWNASVRDDQGRPLSPLAGRLQRAQGNFLETFPFFAAAAIAVVVAGRGSDTTALAAQAYFWARVVYLPLYAAGVPYVRSLVWLVSLLSILALVFALL from the coding sequence ATGGCAACCGAACTGACGATGCTGGCCTGGGCGACGCTGCTCGGCTTCGTGTACATCTTTGCCGCATCCACAGTGATTACCCGCGAGCGCGGCATGAAGTGGAATGCCTCGGTGCGCGATGACCAGGGCCGGCCGCTCAGCCCGCTGGCCGGCCGCCTGCAGCGGGCGCAGGGCAACTTCCTGGAGACGTTTCCGTTCTTCGCTGCTGCCGCAATTGCGGTGGTGGTGGCCGGGCGCGGCAGCGACACCACGGCGCTGGCTGCGCAGGCCTACTTCTGGGCACGCGTGGTCTACCTGCCGCTGTATGCCGCGGGCGTGCCCTACGTGCGCAGCCTGGTCTGGCTGGTGTCGCTGCTGTCGATCCTGGCGCTGGTGTTCGCGCTGCTGTGA
- the ubiM gene encoding 5-demethoxyubiquinol-8 5-hydroxylase UbiM, producing MRRMDVVVVGAGPAGLCFARALAGSGLQVGLVEIQPRQALAEAAFDGREIALTHASRQSMEQLGLWQRLPHAEIAELRDARVMNGGSPFALTFASSQVDGQPLGWLVPNHLIRRAAWDAVQDQDGLELFDGRRVQGVQADAQGHVVTLDDGSRLHARLLVAADSRFSATRRMLGIGAQMRDFGKSMLVCRMQVERDHHHTAWEWFGYGRTMALLPLNEGQASAVITLPPRQIEDLLAMDEVAFGEAISACFEHRLGRMQPVATPQAYPLVGVYAHRFIAERSALIGDAAVGMHPVTAHGFNLGLASAQRLANGILEQQRRSADIAAAGMLAGYQRGHRLASRPLYEATNAIASLYTDDRRPARLLRAAGLRLAQGVAPFRQLIASHLTQRVA from the coding sequence ATGCGCAGGATGGACGTGGTGGTGGTCGGCGCCGGACCGGCAGGTCTGTGCTTCGCGCGCGCGCTGGCCGGCAGCGGCCTGCAGGTCGGGCTGGTCGAGATTCAGCCGCGCCAGGCCCTGGCCGAAGCCGCCTTCGATGGCCGCGAGATCGCGTTGACCCATGCCTCGCGGCAGAGCATGGAGCAGCTGGGGCTGTGGCAGCGCCTGCCGCACGCCGAAATCGCGGAACTGCGCGATGCCAGGGTGATGAACGGCGGCTCGCCGTTCGCGCTGACCTTCGCCAGCAGCCAGGTCGATGGCCAGCCGCTGGGCTGGCTGGTGCCCAACCATCTGATCCGCCGTGCTGCCTGGGATGCCGTGCAGGACCAGGACGGCCTGGAACTGTTCGACGGGCGCAGGGTGCAGGGCGTACAGGCCGACGCACAGGGCCATGTGGTGACCCTGGACGATGGCAGCAGGCTGCACGCACGGCTGCTGGTGGCCGCCGACAGCCGCTTCTCCGCGACCCGGCGCATGCTCGGCATCGGCGCGCAGATGCGCGACTTCGGCAAGTCGATGCTGGTGTGCCGCATGCAGGTCGAGCGCGACCATCACCACACTGCCTGGGAATGGTTCGGCTACGGCCGCACCATGGCGCTGCTGCCGCTCAACGAGGGCCAGGCATCGGCGGTGATCACGCTGCCGCCGCGGCAGATTGAAGACCTGTTGGCGATGGACGAGGTGGCCTTCGGTGAGGCCATCAGCGCCTGCTTCGAACACCGCCTTGGGCGGATGCAGCCGGTGGCGACGCCGCAGGCCTATCCGCTGGTGGGCGTGTACGCCCACCGGTTCATCGCCGAGCGTTCGGCGTTGATCGGCGATGCGGCGGTGGGCATGCACCCGGTGACCGCGCACGGTTTCAACCTGGGCCTGGCCAGCGCACAGCGACTGGCCAACGGCATCCTGGAACAGCAGCGGCGCAGCGCTGACATCGCTGCGGCCGGCATGCTGGCCGGCTACCAGCGTGGCCACCGGTTGGCGTCGCGGCCCTTGTACGAGGCCACCAATGCCATCGCCAGCCTGTACACCGACGACCGCCGGCCGGCGCGCCTGCTGCGGGCCGCCGGGCTGCGGCTGGCGCAGGGGGTGGCGCCGTTCCGGCAGCTGATCGCCTCGCACCTGACCCAGCGCGTGGCCTGA
- a CDS encoding RNA-binding S4 domain-containing protein, with the protein MQILEFDLDGDYVELKQLLKLADLVTSGGEAKMVISEGLVLVDGEVELRKACKIRAGQVVEFNDSQIRVLAAG; encoded by the coding sequence ATGCAGATCCTCGAATTCGACCTCGACGGCGACTACGTCGAACTCAAGCAGCTGCTCAAGCTGGCCGACCTGGTCACCAGCGGTGGCGAAGCCAAGATGGTGATCAGCGAAGGCCTGGTCCTGGTCGATGGCGAAGTCGAGCTGCGCAAGGCCTGCAAGATCCGCGCAGGCCAGGTGGTCGAGTTCAACGACAGCCAGATCCGGGTGCTGGCCGCCGGCTGA